Part of the Cytophagales bacterium genome is shown below.
AAACTTTAGGAGCTATTCCATTTGGTATTTTACTCTGTATAATTACTTTTGATACCGGCACTATTTGGGCAGCTTTTTTTATTCATTTGATACTTGCTATTTCAAATGATCTTATCGCTATTTATGCCAATCCTGCAATGCAATTTAAGTTAAGAAAATGACTACAAAGAAGCTTAGAGGTGAGCTAAAAAAGGCAAAAAAGTGGGCTTTTGATAATCTTGTTGGCAATAAAGTGTATAATAAAAATAACGAAATCTATAAATAAATTTTTATAATTGCATCGGTTCTAACAAAACGAATTATCGCATTGGAGAATATTTTCATCACAGGCGCTACCGGATATATAGGCAGCAACCTGGCGCTAAAACTTGCTGATTCAGGCAAGATCGTTCATGCTCTATGCCGGTCAAGGTCAAAGGCATCTTCTTTAGATCATAAAAATATAGTGCTTTTTGAAGGAGATATCCTTGATAAAGAAAGTATAGAAGCATCCATGAGATCCTGTGAAAATGTTTACCACCTGGCAGCTTACGGAAGTATATGGTCTAAAGACCCACAAACTTATTTTGATATTAACATTCAGGGAACCGTAAATATTCTCAATGCAGCCGCCAAATTGGGTGTAAAAAAAGTGGTTTTCACTTCAACTGCAGGCACCTTCGGACCTTCTATAAATTCATCGAACTTGTCTGATTCCAATAATAGCGGAACAGGTAACAGTATGGTTAACGAAAAAAGCATACGAACAATTGATTTTTTCACAGAACATGAACATTCTAAATTCCTTGCCGAAAAAAAAGTACAACATTATGCCAGAAGAAATGAACTTGATGCTGTGATCGTGTGCCCTTCCAG
Proteins encoded:
- a CDS encoding NAD-dependent epimerase/dehydratase family protein; translated protein: MFIIASVLTKRIIALENIFITGATGYIGSNLALKLADSGKIVHALCRSRSKASSLDHKNIVLFEGDILDKESIEASMRSCENVYHLAAYGSIWSKDPQTYFDINIQGTVNILNAAAKLGVKKVVFTSTAGTFGPSINSSNLSDSNNSGTGNSMVNEKSIRTIDFFTEHEHSKFLAEKKVQHYARRNELDAVIVCPSRVYGPGLLTKTNVATKIMKLYIEGKWRLVPGSGKYIGNYAYIDDVINGHIQAMNKGISGEKYILGGTNVSNNEIFDMIAKISLKNYKMYHIPISLVLTLARVQELFAWSFNRPPVITSKWVKRYLYNWVFSSEKAEKELGYKITPLEEGIEKTLQWLNTKNI